A stretch of Gossypium hirsutum isolate 1008001.06 chromosome A06, Gossypium_hirsutum_v2.1, whole genome shotgun sequence DNA encodes these proteins:
- the LOC107934284 gene encoding transcription factor bHLH162 codes for MEINNPNPSKMDRKFIERNRRIQMKALYSKLNSLVPHHSSREAVSLPDQLDEATNYIKRLKANLDRMKEMKDGLRGLEERGNTSRSYGSKSPQIQIQEIGSSLAIALNTGFNSQFIFNETIRIVHEERAEVVNANFSVVDDDTVFHTIHLKTGEPSTAARISQRLNKFVHDADASNKY; via the exons ATGGAGATCAACAACCCTAATCCCTCAAAAATGGATAGGAAATTCATTGAGAGAAACAGGAGAATTCAAATGAAAGCTCTCTATTCTAAGCTCAATTCCCTCGTTCCACATCACAGCTCTAGG GAAGCAGTATCACTGCCTGATCAACTAGATGAAGCTACAAATTACATAAAACGTTTAAAGGCAAACTTGGACAGGATGAAGGAAATGAAAGACGGATTAAGGGGATTAGAGGAAAGGGGAAATACAAGTCGCAGCTATGGGTCAAAATCTCCTCAAATCCAGATTCAAGAAATTGGTTCTTCTTTGGCGATCGCCTTGAACACTGGCTTCAACAGTCAGTTCATTTTCAATGAAACCATCCGTATTGTTCATGAAGAAAGAGCCGAGGTTGTGAATGCCAATTTCTCTGTTGTCGATGATGATACTGTTTTCCACACTATTCATCTCAAG ACTGGGGAGCCATCCACAGCTGCTAGGATATCTCAAAGATTGAACAAGTTTGTCCACGATGCTGATGCATCCAATAAGTACTGA